Part of the Zygotorulaspora mrakii chromosome 2, complete sequence genome, AAAGTATACCTTTAAGAGATCACATATCATATAAAATGGACTTTGATATGAACTTCTTTTGCATCAGCCCAACAAAAAACCTAGGATATACGCCATCAGGTATATCTGAGCTCGTTTTGGAGATTCATTCTACAGAAAGAAAGCAGTCTTTGAtttttaaaagaaatataCCAATTTTATGTATGACAAATGGTGACAACATTGTTGAAGATGAGCTGTATGATCAAGGGCCCTCAAGAATAAGTttatatgaaaaagagtgGATTAACCATATCAAGATCCATGACAAAGTTGACATTGGCCCTGAAGacaatgaaatcaaatacaTTTGGACGATACGAAGTGAAAGTCCTCGGATACTCTTTAATCTGGAGTCCGGCTTTAGGTTACGTATGAATTTCGAGCAAGGATTGAGGAATTTGATGCTGCGTTGGCACAAAATAACCTATATCATTGGAgttgttgtttttgattgtgctatttcaacaattttcgGAATTGCcgttttgatatcattcTATTCCTTATCAAACAAGCTAAAGAGTCGTAgtaaaaaagattgaatatatatatgaatGAGACATATTCGAGATACCAGGTACATTAAATTTTTTCGCTTTGGATGTTATCCATTTGTGTTTGACACGGCAGAGTATGTAGGAACtcttatttcaaaatccaTGAATAGTGCcttctgatttgaaaagttcagATATTCGAAACgttcttcaattgttttaTTAAATATTCGAACTGTCGATGCAATTTTATTTAGACGTGTTTCCAAGCGCATTgtgtcattttttgctAAGGGTTCAAGGCTTCGAACGTGACGTCTTGAATCCGATTCACAAGCATCCCCCTTGCGTTTCGATTCctttttctcaattgaaAGGCTGCCGAATTTTCTCAGCATCTCAGCATCTCCTGCCAACGGATCGAGTTGAGAATTGCTGAATAATTCGAAATTTGGAACCGGAAGAGTTGGTTCATGACTCCCAGAAGATTGCAACGTCAATCCAGGATCCGAATCCTCCACTTCGAATGTGAAACTATCCACGGAACTTACGTGAATTGAGTCATAGTGCAAATCCTCAATGAGAGAGTCATAATCTGTGGAATTTGGAGTGGGCAAAGGTTTTTCGTATGTTTTTGCTGTGGTTATCGACCAACTGACGTTGGCCTTCTCGATTGTCTTCGCGAGGGGATCACAAGGTATGATGACTGGTTTGAACACAATTGATACCGCTTGATCATCTGCTACTGATGAAGAGTATTTAAGTTCAATAGGAGAAAGCAATTTTTTCTTAGGCTTAACCCGTCTAGAATCGTCTTTGATTTCGTATAGTGTACCATCTTTAGAAAATTTGCTAGAATGAACTGCTCCTGACATCCCTCTTTCTGTATTTCTTGAGTTATTGAGTTGGTCCTCAGTGGAGCTATTACCGGTTGCTAAAGATGATACGTTAGAATACATCGATAAAAGCTCAACGGATTCAGAGTTAGGTAAACTTGTTTCACTTGAGACAGTTCCTCTACTACTTCTTCGAAGTTTTCTCTCATGGGTCTCTGTAGCTGCCTTAACAAATTCATCTGATTTAACCTCTCCTTTGACCTCTTGACCTGCCTTGGGGGAGAACCTATTAAACCATGAGCCCACTGTGCTGGAAAATGAGGCAGGCCCCGAAAATTTCGTTGTAACATCTGTTCTTATCTCGCTTGAGTCAGACTTAGATCGAGGGACTGGAGGCAAAGGAGATTCAGCGTTCTTCCGCTTGTTTTCCCTCAATAATAACGTTGCCTTGACAACCATTTCATCCAAAACGTCATACGGATATCTACCACCCTTGAGAACAAAAGAAGGTCGAATGTTCGCTATACCGATAACTGTCGTAAAGTTCTGATACTTTGTGTtggttttcattttcatatgCTTCTCTGCCTTGCGTATCAGATTATCTTCTGGAGGGCATTTGTTTGgcattaaaaaaaatttcttattaCCATAAAATGAAAGGGGATCCGATTTAGCATTGAAAGGTGATTTGTCAGTTTTTTCGTATATACAAACCATTTCTTCATATAATGACTGAAATGTCATTCTCAGCTCTTCTTTGACATTATAATCGATCTTGCTGAATATTCTGAAGATGagaagtttgaaaaatatcaccTTCACAAGATGAAAGTCTGAATCCAAGGTAAGCGTGCTCCAATAATCCTTTAttaatttcaatgataatCTTTCTTGAACCCCCAACGGCAAAGATTCCCAAACGTTGAATAGGCAGATGAGAGAAACAATTTGGCAGTTAGCTCTTAAGGTTTGCAGCATTGATAAGAGTCCAGAGGTCCAGGCTTCCCAATCAAGAAAGTCGACTGACTTAACAGAATCAAACTGAAATATGATAAAttgtaaaattttgttGTATACGACATTGGCCAGATGACCGTCATAAGCTGAAATGCTGGAGATATATCGTAATTGATATTTATCATGTAGTGCCAATAGGCTTATGATCTGGAGAGAATTATTGAAACAGCCACTCAAGCTTCTCAAACTTTCCCATAACTTTATTGTGCGGAAAT contains:
- the SEI1 gene encoding seipin (similar to Saccharomyces cerevisiae YLR404W; ancestral locus Anc_4.266) gives rise to the protein MQLNITKPLQILQWSAYIYILILVKGFIIFPIAILLFNDFYLRLLPSDSSQWVPLSKFNVEEFDEGIEFFQKIERIPIEWDIPALPDNGIPESIPLRDHISYKMDFDMNFFCISPTKNLGYTPSGISELVLEIHSTERKQSLIFKRNIPILCMTNGDNIVEDELYDQGPSRISLYEKEWINHIKIHDKVDIGPEDNEIKYIWTIRSESPRILFNLESGFRLRMNFEQGLRNLMLRWHKITYIIGVVVFDCAISTIFGIAVLISFYSLSNKLKSRSKKD
- the AHK1 gene encoding Ahk1p (similar to Saccharomyces cerevisiae YDL073W; ancestral locus Anc_4.267), which translates into the protein MQCGDNDTARGMGSNQNVNQMGGQEVKLFQALNGFIALISNHGNDNPAFTSSDGSNNTSKNIANFLRLNLLSYLRHCQQYTDRVQVHREVLTQWWITLLNFLNSELIVNSQSGENESLQEKIFSDPIWNTDTVSVSLECVSRLMSTLMVLPVHHYRETEIYSHHILLTIHCVTNQIIFNSKHIRLLGRDQSVKARRYLHFLKSYSTLLRSFLGKLNAYAFFYLPDDFHYDTQLLLVTCPRLTYKQSPIPSLFPWKRKVFETTSDESQRINTDELETHDTRFFKIVVSYMQNESIFIAFYWHYWYIVLRFLSFADGHDNLSNNLGIIPGSEVLLNHVTVIALEEDLKKLNNFLKVSHTKGHPSNSSLNVTADTMPDSTTSTVTNDGVLTPETLNDYVFSYFRTIKLWESLRSLSGCFNNSLQIISLLALHDKYQLRYISSISAYDGHLANVVYNKILQFIIFQFDSVKSVDFLDWEAWTSGLLSMLQTLRANCQIVSLICLFNVWESLPLGVQERLSLKLIKDYWSTLTLDSDFHLVKVIFFKLLIFRIFSKIDYNVKEELRMTFQSLYEEMVCIYEKTDKSPFNAKSDPLSFYGNKKFFLMPNKCPPEDNLIRKAEKHMKMKTNTKYQNFTTVIGIANIRPSFVLKGGRYPYDVLDEMVVKATLLLRENKRKNAESPLPPVPRSKSDSSEIRTDVTTKFSGPASFSSTVGSWFNRFSPKAGQEVKGEVKSDEFVKAATETHERKLRRSSRGTVSSETSLPNSESVELLSMYSNVSSLATGNSSTEDQLNNSRNTERGMSGAVHSSKFSKDGTLYEIKDDSRRVKPKKKLLSPIELKYSSSVADDQAVSIVFKPVIIPCDPLAKTIEKANVSWSITTAKTYEKPLPTPNSTDYDSLIEDLHYDSIHVSSVDSFTFEVEDSDPGLTLQSSGSHEPTLPVPNFELFSNSQLDPLAGDAEMLRKFGSLSIEKKESKRKGDACESDSRRHVRSLEPLAKNDTMRLETRLNKIASTVRIFNKTIEERFEYLNFSNQKALFMDFEIRVPTYSAVSNTNG